The DNA window CGGCTTGATGCTCTGCGACCAGATGATCTCCACCAGCCCGGCGAGGCCGAGGACGATCCAATTCATCTAAGTACTCCGATCATGTCGCTAGCGGATCATTTCGAGCGACCTGCAAGCAGTCGCTAGCGGTGGGCCAGCCTACGGACGGATTCCATTGCGGCGGAGTAGGACTCGTCGTGCTTGCCGCGCAGCTGCGCGAGCGCCGGGTCCTGCCTGGCATTGGCGAGTTCCACATTGACGAAAACGGTGTCGGTGACGGCGAAGTTGCCCGCGAAGAAGTCCCGCAGGTAGCGCTCCTGGTAGTCGAAGGCGGCCTTGGGCGCACCGGGCGAGTACGCCCCACCGCGCGCGGTGACGACAACGAATCGCCTGTCTCCCAGGGACATTCGCGGAAAAGTCACCTGATCGAGCCAGGCCTTGAGCGCGGCCGGAATCGAATAGTTGTACATCGGGGTACCGATCAGGATCACCTCGGCGGCCAGCACCTCGGCCAGCAGTGGCCGCACGATCGCCCAAGCGGCGGCTTGTTCAGGGGTGCGGACCAGTTCGGCGAGGCGGCTCAGGTCGGTCGTCGGCTGCGCGAGTGCGGCGTCACACAGTTCGGTCCACGCCTCGTCGATGAAGGGCACCGGCTGGGCCGCCAGATCGCGGTAGATGTAGCCGCCCGCCGGATTCTCGGCGCGCCACGCCTCGCCGAATTCGGCACTCAGTTCCCGGCTGATGGAACGGCTCCGGGCGCTGGCATCCAGGTGCAACAACGTGCTCATGATCGGCCTCTTCTGATAGCGACAGCAGGTCTCGCATAAGTGGACATTACGTCCACTTGTCGATGAGATCGACTCTAGCGACAACCGGACACAATGTCCATTTACCTCGGAAATCGAGTACAGTCGGGACCATGAACAGCGATATGGACCTGCTCAGCGGGCATTCGACGGCGGAATCCGCGGCGCCGGCCGAGCGCGCTGACGCGGCCCGCAACCGGGCCAAGGTGCTCGCCGCGGCCGCCGAACTGTTCGCTACCCGGGATCCGCGCACCGTCACGATGGACGACATCGCCAAGGCGGCGGGGGTCGGGCGCGGCACGCTGTATCGCCGCTATCCGGATAAGAATTCGATCGCCGTCGCACTACTGGACGAACACGAACGCGCCCTGCAGGAGAAGTTGCTGCGCGGTGCGCCGCCGCTCGGCCCCGGCGCCGCACCCGCCGAGCGGCTGGCCGCTTTCTACGCCGCGATGGTCGAATTGCTGGACGGGCACGCGGATCTGGTGCTCGGCGCGGAGACCGGCGGTGCGCGGTTCGCGACCGGCGCGTACGGATTCTGGTATCTGCACGTGCGATCGCTACTGGTGGCCGCGGATGTCGAGGAGCCGGACGCGATGGTCGATCCGTTGCTCGCACCGCTGGCCGCCGAGGTCTACCAGCAGCAGCGCGAACGGGGACTCACCTCCGCACAGATCACGGCGGCCCTGACCGGGATGGCCCGTGCCGTACTGCGATGAGCGAACGCAAGAGCACCGAAACCGCTGACGAACTGTTGTCCACCAACGGTTTCGGTGTCCCGGGTGTCAGACGATATCGCGCCGCCGCACCAGCCACATCGTGGCCGCCACGAAGAGCGCGACGTAGGCCACCAGCGCGATGAGCGACTGTGTCCGCGACAAGATGTCCAGCACCCCCGGCGTCGATGGCCCCTCCACCGTCCGCATCGCCCCGGCCATCGAGCCCGCCGCGGTGCCGGGCAGATGATCGGTGATCACCTTGATCGGACTGAAGATCGCCGCCACGCCGCGCAACAGGTTCTCCACCACCAGCACCCAGACCAGACCGAGGCCGACGGCCAGTGCCGGACCGCGGGCGATCGCCCCGATCAGCGCACCCGCCAGCGTCCACATTCCGAGAATCGCTGTGCCGGTGATGATTCCGTTCGCCGCCTGGCCCAATCCCGGCAATGCGAGAGACTGCGATTGCGTGGTCGCGATGATCGAGGCGACGCCGATATCGGCCACGAACGCGACGCCCACCAGCGCGACAACCGTGAGCGCCAGGCTGATCAGCGCACCGCTGATCGCAGTGGTCCGCGACGGCCCCTGGGTGAGCACGGTTTTCCAAGTGCCCCAGCCATATCCGCTGCCGATGGTCAGCGCGCCGAGAATGAGCATCAGCGCACCACCGAACATCGCCATGCCCTGAGTGAATACCTCCGGCACCGCCGCAGGCAGCATCTGGTGCAGCAGAACGTCTTTCGGCAAACCATTGGACATCGTCTTCATATCGCCCGAGGAGTAGGCGAGGTAATTGAAGAGGTAGGAGAACGTCAGATTCAACAGAATCCAGGTTCCGAGAATGATCCAGAACGCCGGCCACTTACGCAGTCGCAGCATTTCCGCTTTCGTGCTCGCCATCAGGTCTTTCATTGTCTGCCCGTTCATTTCACCGGCTCCAGTTGGGTCATTTCGAAGAACACTTCTTCCAGGGACTTCTCATCGGTCCGCAGTTCCAGCAGATCCGCGCCGGATTCGACGACCGCGCGGGCGACCATCGGGGCGGTGGCCGCACCGGCCTCGATCCGAATACCGCCCGCGGTCAACATCGCCGAACGCTCGCCGACCACGCGGCGCACTGCGGGGAATGCCACCTCCAGCGGTTCGGCCCGGAGCAAAAGCGAAGAGGCGCCGCGCAATTCGGCGACAGTGGATTCGGTCAGCAGCTTGCCACCGGAAATAACGCCGACGCGATCGCAGATCTCCTGCACCTCGCTCAGCATGTGGCTGGACAGCAATACCGTATGGCCATCACTGGCGAGAGTCGTGATGAGCTCACGCATTTCGGCCATGCCCTGCGGGTCGAGGCCGTTGGTCGGCTCGTCCAGGATCAGCAGATCGGGATGGCCGAGCAGGGCCGCGCCGACACCTAGGCGCTGCTTCATGCCAAGGGAATAAGTGCGGAACTTGTCGTCGGCGCGGTTGGCGAGGCCGACACGATCGAGCGCCTCCTCGACGTCGGCGCGGTCGAGGCCGCGGTACTTCGCGAGTACCCGCAGGTTGTCGCGGCCGGAGAGGTAGGGGTAGAAGCCCGGCCCCTCGATGAGGACACCGATGCGGCGCACTACCGCCGGATCGCCCGGGGTATGCCCCAGCACGGTGGCGGTGCCGGCACTGGGCCGGATCAACCCGACCAGCATGCGCAGCGTGGTCGTCTTGCCCGCTCCGTTCGGACCGAGGAAGCCGTAGATCTCGCCGCGCGCGACGTTCATGTGCACGCCCTCGACGGCGGTGTGGGTGCCGTAGCGTTTGGTCAGCCCTGCGGTGACCACGATGGAATCTGTCATGCACCGAGAATCCGCCCCGACCAGGGCTGACACATCCGTCGCGCGGCGACGTTCGACATACGCACACAGGACTACGTGCATCGACTTCCACACATACGTAGCGCGGCGGACGTCTGGCGGCGTTGCGGCTAATAGGCTGCATGTGTGACAGCGCCAGGGGAATCGAAACGTGGCCCGGTCGTTCAGGACTGGGTCCTCGCGTTCGTCGTCGGGGTGATCCAGGTCGCCGGGGGGCGCGGCGCCAATCTGAGCCAGACCGGAGTGCACTCGCTCGACGTGTTCGGCTACGTGCTGTTGCTGGTCGGTCCGATGGCGTTGCCGCTACGCCGCCCGTACCCGCTGCCGGTCCTGCTCGTGACGATCACGTCCTGCGCGGTGTACCTGCTGCGCGGCTACGGCTACGGCCCGATCTTCGTATCGCTGGTGATCGCCTTCCTCACCGCCGCGATCGTCGGATCACGCTGGTGGACCTATCCACTCGCGCCGATCGGCTATCTCGCACTGGTCTGGCCACTGCCGACCATGATCGGGCACCCGGCCGACCCACGGCTCGCATTCGGCATGATCGCCTGGCTCGGTGTGCTCGTCGCGATCGCCGAGGGCATCCGCCAGCGCAAGGCGGCACTGGTGGCGCGCAGGCAGCGGGCCGAGGCGGCACGCCGCGACGAGGAGGCACAGCGCGAGCGGCGGGCCAGCGAGGAGCGGCTCGCGATAGCGCGCGAGTTGCACGACGTGCTGGCGCATAGCCTTTCGCTGATCAACGTGCAGTCCTCGGTGGCGCTCGAGCTCTTCGACAAAAAGCCGGAACAGGCCGAATCCGCGCTTGCCGCGATCAAATCGGCGAGCAAGGACGCGCTGGCCGAAGTGCATACGCTGCTGCACGCGATCCGCAGCGGCAGCCCGACGCCCGTCGCGCCGGACGAGCCGGCCGTTGACGCCGAGCGCACCCCCGAATCCACCACCGACCGCCGAGATTCCGAACGGACCCAAGACAATTCGGTAGTCGCCGAGGCACCGCCGCGACCCGCCGCCCCGCGGAGCCCGGCGCCGAGCATCGAGGATCTGGACGCACTGCTCCAGCGCGCCCGCGCGGCCGGCCTCACCGTCGACACCCGCGTCATCGGCACCGCACACAAACTGCCCAGCGTCGTCGATGTGGCGGCGGCGCGCATCATCCAGGAGTCGCTGACCAACGTGGTGCGCCACGCGCCCGGCGCCCCCGCCGCGGTGACCGTGCGCTACGCCGCGGACTCGGTCGAGATCACCATCGACAACGCCCGCAGCCCCGGGACACAATCGAAGTCCGGACCGGGCGGCGGCAATGGCATCCTCGGCATGCGCGAGCGCGCGCACGCCCTCGGCGGCCAGCTCATCGCGGGTCCGCGGCCCAGCGGCGGGTTCCGGGTGGTGGCTCGGCTACCGTCCCAGGTGGGGGCTCAGGAGGAGGCCAGATGAATACAGGATCGCAAGGCGATTCGATGCGGGGTGGCGGCCGGGAGACGGGCGGGCTCCGAGTATTGGTTGCCGACGATCAAGCCTTGGTGCGCGGCGGGTTCGTCGCGCTGCTCGACGCACAGGACGGCATCGAAGTGGTCGGCGAGGCCGATAATGGCGAGCAGGCCGTCCGGATGACCCGCAGCCTGACCCCCGATGTGGTCCTGATGGATATCAGAATGCCGGTCCTGGACGGCCTGGCCGCCACCAGGATGATCGCCGAGGATCCGAAACTCGCCGAGGTCAAGGTGGTCGTCCTGACCACCTTCGAACTGGACGAATACGTCTTCGAGGCAATGCGCGCCGGCGCGACGGGTTTCCTGGTCAAACACACCGAACCAGCCGACCTCGTGCGCGCCATCCGGGTGGTCGCCGCGGGCGACGCGCTGCTCTCCCCCGGCGTCACCCGCCGCCTCATCGCCGAATTCTCCGCCCACGCCAAACAACCCCCGCCCGCCGCGTTCACCGAACTCACCGACCGCGAACGCGAGGTGATGGCCCTCGTCGCCGAGGGCCTCACCAACGCCGAAATCGGCGAACGCCTCTTCATGAGCCCCGCCACCGCCCGCACCCACGTCAGCCGCATCCTGATGAAACTCGACGCCCGCGACCGCACCCAGTTGGTCGTGATGGCCTACGAATCCGGCCTGGTCCGCCCCGGCTGGCAGTAGCACTCGAGCACGCGGCAAGTCTGCTCGCGCGGTGATTCGGTCGGCGCTCGTCACACCTCGCAACCTCGTGCGAGAACCTAGGTAGTGAGCCTGCGGCCACGGCAAGCGGCCATACGCACGCACCGGCAATAATTCAGAAAACGATGTTGGGTGAGCCGCGTCACCGAGTAGCAAATATCGAGTAGACGGCATTCGCTGCACCCATCACCTACGCATGCAGGCGTAGGGCGAATATCGTCGAGAGGCCGATGCCCGGAAAGGCTCACAACGAGCATGGTTGGGGCATGAACATTTTCACACAGCCCGCGGCCATGACCTTCGGAATCGTCATCACACCGCGTTCGGGCGCCGAATGGGCCCGTGCGGCACAGGATGCCGAGCAGCAGGGCTATCGGACGATCCTGCTTCCGGACACACTGAACACGCCATCGCCGTTCCCGGCGCTGGCGGCCGCGGCGGCGGTCACCACCATGGTGCGGGTGCGGCCGAACGTGCTGGCCGCTCCGCTGCGCAATCCGGCCGTCACCGTGCGGGAAACCGCTGCGCTGCAACTGCTTTCGGATGGACGATTCGAGCTCGGCATCGGGTCGGGGCGTCCCGATGCGAGTTCGGAGGCCGAACGGCTAGGGATGCCATGGGGTTCGGCGGCGCAGCGTCGCGAACAGCTGATAGCCACCGTACAAGCCGTTCGCGCACAGGTCGATCCGGTACCACCGGTCGTCGTTGCCGCCAACGGACCCCGAATGCTCGCCGTCGCAGCGGGTTTCGCCGATCGCATCCTGCTGGCGGCCGGACCCGAGGCCACCGAGACCGACCTTGCCGAAATGGTGCGGGTGGTGCGGGACAACACCGATCGCGATGTGCGCTTCACCCATCAGCTGGTCGGCATCGGTGACGAGCTGCCGTGCTGGCTGAGCAAGCGACTCGGCCTCACCGCGGACGGACTGCGGGCGGCCGGATCGGCGGGTGTGCTGGACGCCGATCCGATGGTTGTCGCCGAGGTGCTGGAATATCGCCGGGAGAAGTACGGGATCGATGAACTGATCGTCCCCGGCGAACTGGCCCGCGCCTTCGCCCCGGCACTGGCCCGGTTCACGAACCCGCCTGCCTGATCCGGAAACGAGAAATGCCGCGGTCGCGCCCCTCGCGACCGCGACATTCCGGTTGGAAGAACTACTTCCCGTCCGGATTGGCCGCCTTCCGCTCGGCATCGGTGAATCCATCCACAGCCTGTCCCGGCGCGGCCATGCTGCGCCGCGCCGAATATGCCGCGGCCGAAGCGAATACACCGGCGGCACCCGCGGGTGTCGCGCCATAGGTGAGCGAACGGCGTGGGTCGA is part of the Nocardia sp. NBC_00565 genome and encodes:
- a CDS encoding FMN-dependent NADH-azoreductase — its product is MSTLLHLDASARSRSISRELSAEFGEAWRAENPAGGYIYRDLAAQPVPFIDEAWTELCDAALAQPTTDLSRLAELVRTPEQAAAWAIVRPLLAEVLAAEVILIGTPMYNYSIPAALKAWLDQVTFPRMSLGDRRFVVVTARGGAYSPGAPKAAFDYQERYLRDFFAGNFAVTDTVFVNVELANARQDPALAQLRGKHDESYSAAMESVRRLAHR
- a CDS encoding TetR/AcrR family transcriptional regulator; protein product: MNSDMDLLSGHSTAESAAPAERADAARNRAKVLAAAAELFATRDPRTVTMDDIAKAAGVGRGTLYRRYPDKNSIAVALLDEHERALQEKLLRGAPPLGPGAAPAERLAAFYAAMVELLDGHADLVLGAETGGARFATGAYGFWYLHVRSLLVAADVEEPDAMVDPLLAPLAAEVYQQQRERGLTSAQITAALTGMARAVLR
- a CDS encoding ABC transporter permease — its product is MNGQTMKDLMASTKAEMLRLRKWPAFWIILGTWILLNLTFSYLFNYLAYSSGDMKTMSNGLPKDVLLHQMLPAAVPEVFTQGMAMFGGALMLILGALTIGSGYGWGTWKTVLTQGPSRTTAISGALISLALTVVALVGVAFVADIGVASIIATTQSQSLALPGLGQAANGIITGTAILGMWTLAGALIGAIARGPALAVGLGLVWVLVVENLLRGVAAIFSPIKVITDHLPGTAAGSMAGAMRTVEGPSTPGVLDILSRTQSLIALVAYVALFVAATMWLVRRRDIV
- a CDS encoding ABC transporter ATP-binding protein, yielding MTDSIVVTAGLTKRYGTHTAVEGVHMNVARGEIYGFLGPNGAGKTTTLRMLVGLIRPSAGTATVLGHTPGDPAVVRRIGVLIEGPGFYPYLSGRDNLRVLAKYRGLDRADVEEALDRVGLANRADDKFRTYSLGMKQRLGVGAALLGHPDLLILDEPTNGLDPQGMAEMRELITTLASDGHTVLLSSHMLSEVQEICDRVGVISGGKLLTESTVAELRGASSLLLRAEPLEVAFPAVRRVVGERSAMLTAGGIRIEAGAATAPMVARAVVESGADLLELRTDEKSLEEVFFEMTQLEPVK
- a CDS encoding sensor histidine kinase produces the protein MTAPGESKRGPVVQDWVLAFVVGVIQVAGGRGANLSQTGVHSLDVFGYVLLLVGPMALPLRRPYPLPVLLVTITSCAVYLLRGYGYGPIFVSLVIAFLTAAIVGSRWWTYPLAPIGYLALVWPLPTMIGHPADPRLAFGMIAWLGVLVAIAEGIRQRKAALVARRQRAEAARRDEEAQRERRASEERLAIARELHDVLAHSLSLINVQSSVALELFDKKPEQAESALAAIKSASKDALAEVHTLLHAIRSGSPTPVAPDEPAVDAERTPESTTDRRDSERTQDNSVVAEAPPRPAAPRSPAPSIEDLDALLQRARAAGLTVDTRVIGTAHKLPSVVDVAAARIIQESLTNVVRHAPGAPAAVTVRYAADSVEITIDNARSPGTQSKSGPGGGNGILGMRERAHALGGQLIAGPRPSGGFRVVARLPSQVGAQEEAR
- a CDS encoding response regulator transcription factor → MNTGSQGDSMRGGGRETGGLRVLVADDQALVRGGFVALLDAQDGIEVVGEADNGEQAVRMTRSLTPDVVLMDIRMPVLDGLAATRMIAEDPKLAEVKVVVLTTFELDEYVFEAMRAGATGFLVKHTEPADLVRAIRVVAAGDALLSPGVTRRLIAEFSAHAKQPPPAAFTELTDREREVMALVAEGLTNAEIGERLFMSPATARTHVSRILMKLDARDRTQLVVMAYESGLVRPGWQ
- a CDS encoding LLM class flavin-dependent oxidoreductase, with protein sequence MNIFTQPAAMTFGIVITPRSGAEWARAAQDAEQQGYRTILLPDTLNTPSPFPALAAAAAVTTMVRVRPNVLAAPLRNPAVTVRETAALQLLSDGRFELGIGSGRPDASSEAERLGMPWGSAAQRREQLIATVQAVRAQVDPVPPVVVAANGPRMLAVAAGFADRILLAAGPEATETDLAEMVRVVRDNTDRDVRFTHQLVGIGDELPCWLSKRLGLTADGLRAAGSAGVLDADPMVVAEVLEYRREKYGIDELIVPGELARAFAPALARFTNPPA